One part of the Bdellovibrio bacteriovorus genome encodes these proteins:
- the arfB gene encoding alternative ribosome rescue aminoacyl-tRNA hydrolase ArfB: MIEIQIPFAELDFTYARSRGPGGQNVNRTNSAAILRWNLMSSQVISEELKLRLQAKLAAQLTEDGDILIRSDVHRDQDQNRSECIARLHALLRKALFVPKKRVATKPSRSSVRKRLDTKRKHSETKTLRQKVK; the protein is encoded by the coding sequence ATGATCGAAATTCAGATTCCTTTTGCCGAACTTGACTTCACCTATGCCCGGTCTCGCGGACCCGGCGGGCAGAACGTCAATCGCACCAACTCGGCGGCGATCCTGCGTTGGAATCTGATGAGCTCCCAGGTGATCAGTGAAGAATTAAAACTGCGCCTGCAGGCCAAGCTGGCAGCGCAGTTGACCGAAGACGGGGATATTCTGATTCGCAGTGATGTGCATCGCGATCAGGATCAGAACCGTTCTGAGTGTATTGCGCGTCTGCATGCACTTTTAAGAAAAGCACTCTTTGTTCCCAAAAAACGGGTGGCCACCAAACCTTCTCGCAGTTCTGTGCGCAAGCGTCTGGATACCAAGCGCAAGCACTCTGAAACCAAAACCCTGCGCCAAAAAGTGAAATGA
- a CDS encoding OsmC family protein translates to MDSRSDGGKDQGPSPKELLLASICGCTGMDVVSILQKMRVGLQSCNVDADTDTTAGYPSIFDRVKLKFLVKGDMKNEQLMKAVTLSMTKYCGVSAMVVKASPIDYEVFLNDVKIGEGQADFESAAKA, encoded by the coding sequence ATGGACTCACGCAGCGACGGAGGCAAGGACCAAGGACCATCTCCAAAAGAGCTGCTTTTGGCCAGCATCTGCGGGTGTACCGGAATGGACGTGGTTTCCATTCTGCAAAAAATGAGAGTCGGGCTTCAGTCCTGCAACGTGGACGCAGATACCGACACCACGGCGGGCTATCCGTCCATTTTTGACCGCGTGAAACTGAAATTTCTCGTAAAAGGCGACATGAAAAACGAGCAGTTGATGAAGGCCGTGACGCTGTCCATGACCAAGTACTGCGGTGTCAGTGCCATGGTCGTGAAGGCTTCCCCTATTGATTACGAAGTGTTTCTGAACGATGTAAAGATTGGCGAAGGACAGGCCGATTTTGAAAGCGCAGCCAAGGCATGA
- a CDS encoding NAD(P)H-dependent flavin oxidoreductase, with translation MLKKIKTSFTDTMGINYPIIAAPMFLVSNTDIVVEASEAGGIGTFPALNYRPIEQYAEALKNIKSRTKKPIGVNVIVNKSNTRQNEDIKVALDHGVDMFITSLGSPKSVIQDAHKNGAKVFCDVTNLEHALKVQDMGADGVIAVGAGAGGHAGPISPLVLIPWLKTRLQIPIIAAGGIAHGSMISACLALGASGVSVGTRFIASREAQVDQSYKDAIVKSTPEDIVMTTRVSGTPAAVINTPYVQKMGTDLPWAMKILKDYKLTKKYMVPLIHLMGMKSLEAAATKPTWKTVWTAGQSVGLVEEILTVKEIYAKLINEYDESVKSLSQLGLE, from the coding sequence ATGCTCAAAAAGATCAAAACCAGTTTCACCGACACTATGGGCATTAATTATCCCATCATCGCCGCCCCGATGTTTCTGGTAAGCAACACGGACATTGTCGTCGAAGCCAGCGAGGCCGGCGGAATCGGCACCTTCCCTGCACTGAATTATCGTCCGATTGAACAATACGCCGAAGCCCTTAAGAACATCAAAAGCCGCACCAAGAAACCTATTGGCGTGAACGTCATTGTGAACAAAAGCAATACCCGCCAAAACGAAGACATCAAAGTCGCTTTGGATCACGGCGTGGACATGTTCATTACCTCTTTGGGAAGTCCCAAATCTGTAATTCAGGACGCCCACAAAAACGGCGCGAAGGTTTTCTGTGATGTGACGAATCTTGAGCACGCCCTGAAGGTTCAGGACATGGGTGCGGACGGCGTGATTGCCGTGGGCGCAGGCGCTGGCGGCCATGCCGGCCCGATTTCTCCGTTGGTTTTGATTCCGTGGCTTAAGACCCGCCTGCAGATTCCGATCATTGCCGCCGGAGGCATTGCTCACGGCTCGATGATATCCGCATGCCTGGCGCTGGGCGCCTCCGGAGTCAGCGTGGGAACCCGCTTTATCGCCAGCCGCGAAGCACAGGTGGATCAGTCCTACAAAGATGCCATCGTCAAATCCACCCCGGAAGACATCGTGATGACCACGCGGGTGTCAGGCACACCCGCAGCAGTGATCAACACTCCTTATGTACAGAAAATGGGAACTGATTTGCCTTGGGCGATGAAAATCCTGAAAGACTACAAACTGACGAAGAAATACATGGTGCCTTTGATTCATCTGATGGGAATGAAATCCCTGGAAGCGGCTGCCACCAAACCCACTTGGAAAACCGTCTGGACTGCAGGCCAATCCGTCGGTCTGGTGGAGGAAATTCTGACCGTGAAAGAGATCTACGCCAAGCTCATCAACGAATACGATGAGAGCGTAAAAAGCCTTTCCCAGTTAGGCCTTGAGTGA
- a CDS encoding MFS transporter: MALLLVSACLFAVIFLYFKNNPLGHSRKFMIRRFVNWFPLGMTYAFLYMARYNLNVSKNALGDLMTKEQFGIIFAAGTITYGFSFLLNGPIVDKIGGKKGIIIAALGSSIMNMLMAGATYLYLMGTLKTNIVVAYSVLFALNMFFQSYGAVSIIKVKAYWFHVRERGVFGAIFGTLISFGVYFAFDWGQAIVEASKLQLGHEPTAFQSFIRHIFAIDTGVTNATWLVFAIPAFLLLCWSLIDFVLLKDSPAEANFGDFDTADASSDYDDSNVKITIGFMLKKIFTNPVMITIALVDFTSGVLRNGIMQWYLVFAHEMKDKDAVFFEGSQFFIKNWGLLLCMTGIFGGFMAGIISDRFFQSRRGPPAAINNFIMIILLIIMAFSLFSNPTVLGLAAIMITLTVIGVHSLMSGTAAADFGGKKMTATASGIVDGCVYLGSGIQSLAIGYLSHKSWAYWPLFLIPFAVMGLLLSLRMWNELPKATKKYIEEIEKAEEKAQKLGTTTVGSSDPAPST, from the coding sequence ATGGCTTTACTACTCGTCAGCGCCTGTCTGTTCGCGGTTATTTTCTTGTACTTCAAGAACAACCCGCTGGGACATTCACGCAAGTTCATGATTCGTCGTTTCGTAAACTGGTTCCCTCTGGGTATGACCTATGCCTTCCTGTACATGGCACGTTACAACCTGAACGTTTCCAAGAACGCTCTGGGCGACCTGATGACCAAAGAACAATTTGGTATCATCTTCGCCGCCGGTACAATCACCTACGGGTTCTCTTTCCTTCTGAATGGTCCGATCGTTGATAAGATCGGCGGTAAAAAAGGTATCATCATCGCGGCTCTGGGCTCTTCCATCATGAATATGCTGATGGCGGGTGCAACCTATCTGTATCTGATGGGCACTTTGAAAACCAACATCGTGGTGGCGTACTCTGTATTGTTTGCGCTGAACATGTTCTTCCAGTCTTACGGTGCGGTTTCTATCATCAAGGTCAAAGCATACTGGTTCCACGTGCGTGAGCGCGGTGTCTTCGGTGCGATCTTCGGCACTTTGATCTCTTTCGGGGTTTACTTTGCCTTCGACTGGGGTCAGGCGATCGTTGAGGCATCCAAACTGCAACTGGGCCACGAACCAACAGCCTTCCAAAGCTTCATCCGTCACATCTTTGCCATCGATACGGGCGTAACCAACGCAACGTGGCTGGTGTTTGCGATCCCGGCCTTCCTGCTTCTGTGCTGGTCCCTGATCGACTTCGTTTTGCTAAAAGACTCCCCGGCAGAAGCGAACTTCGGCGACTTCGACACGGCAGATGCTTCTTCTGACTACGATGATTCCAACGTTAAAATCACTATTGGCTTCATGCTGAAAAAGATCTTCACAAATCCTGTGATGATCACAATCGCCCTGGTGGACTTCACTTCCGGCGTTCTGCGTAACGGCATCATGCAGTGGTATCTGGTATTTGCGCACGAAATGAAAGACAAAGATGCCGTGTTCTTTGAAGGCTCTCAGTTCTTCATCAAAAACTGGGGTCTGTTGCTTTGCATGACTGGTATCTTTGGTGGTTTCATGGCGGGGATTATCTCTGACCGCTTCTTCCAGTCCCGTCGCGGTCCTCCAGCCGCGATCAACAACTTCATCATGATCATCCTTTTGATCATCATGGCGTTCAGCCTGTTCTCCAACCCCACTGTGCTGGGTCTGGCAGCCATCATGATCACCCTGACAGTTATCGGCGTTCACTCATTGATGTCCGGTACTGCGGCGGCTGACTTCGGCGGTAAAAAAATGACGGCTACTGCTTCCGGTATCGTGGATGGTTGCGTGTATCTGGGATCTGGTATCCAGTCCCTGGCAATCGGTTATCTTTCCCACAAGAGCTGGGCTTACTGGCCATTGTTCCTGATCCCGTTTGCGGTGATGGGTCTTCTTCTTTCCTTGCGCATGTGGAATGAACTTCCGAAAGCGACCAAGAAATACATCGAAGAGATCGAAAAGGCCGAAGAAAAAGCTCAGAAGCTTGGCACCACAACAGTGGGCAGCTCTGATCCGGCTCCGTCCACATAA
- a CDS encoding TetR/AcrR family transcriptional regulator, which yields MGAAPQTHTSPEKKYMLKIPVQKRSKETVASIVESCARLLVQEPYHAITTDKIAEMAGVSIGSLYQFFANKEAIVAAVIDDLLQKDLAYIEEKLAHLQTPDLDAKIHAFIDIGFTRFHDNRPLRTALQGVQGMLDYWETRRVFFEHYQKAVLAHMPAYQGRDRDMMALFVVSCFNNILQLGLLGPQTVEREEAIKKEVFTLFSRYLKP from the coding sequence ATGGGTGCAGCTCCACAAACTCACACAAGTCCTGAAAAGAAGTACATGCTGAAAATCCCCGTCCAGAAACGTTCCAAAGAGACGGTGGCTAGCATTGTAGAATCCTGCGCACGCCTTCTGGTTCAAGAGCCCTACCACGCTATCACTACTGACAAGATCGCCGAAATGGCGGGCGTCAGCATCGGGTCTCTGTATCAGTTCTTTGCCAACAAAGAAGCCATTGTGGCTGCGGTGATCGACGATCTTCTGCAGAAAGATCTGGCATATATTGAAGAGAAACTGGCTCATCTTCAAACGCCGGACCTGGATGCCAAGATCCATGCCTTCATCGACATTGGATTTACGCGCTTCCACGACAACCGCCCACTAAGAACGGCCCTGCAAGGCGTTCAGGGTATGCTGGATTACTGGGAAACACGCCGCGTGTTCTTTGAACACTATCAAAAAGCGGTTCTGGCACACATGCCGGCTTACCAGGGGCGTGACCGCGACATGATGGCCCTTTTCGTGGTCAGTTGCTTTAACAACATCCTGCAACTGGGATTGTTGGGACCGCAAACTGTCGAGCGCGAAGAAGCGATCAAAAAAGAAGTCTTCACTCTGTTCAGCAGATACCTGAAGCCTTAA
- a CDS encoding MFS transporter: protein MFSKQEKLLLAILASIQFSSIVDFMIMMPLGPQLMRMFAINPHQFGLLVSSYTFFAGLSGFAASFFLDKFDRKACLLFFFIGFSVGTVACGLAPNYEMLLLARGLTGVFGGVLGSLVLSIVSDAISYERRGSAMGVIMTSFSMASILGVPFSLYLANQFNWHAPFIFLGCTSLALCVVIWFKVPAMSKHLEGGTNKEPMWNTITRIASNKNQRRGLYFMSSVMFGHFAIIPFLSPSLVANAGLSESQLPLMYMIGGAFTIFSSPFIGRLADRYGKHKVFLWGALVTLIPYWVITHLGPSPLWVVLAICAFFFVVSGGRMIPATALVSGTARPQNRGSFMSIVSCVQQLSSAVSSYIGGLIVTTGANGRLEHYPTVGYIAIGFTFVAIFLSRRIEAVEGGGPAPVEHVAEPAV from the coding sequence GTGTTTTCCAAACAAGAAAAACTCCTTCTCGCGATCCTGGCTTCCATTCAGTTCAGCTCCATCGTGGACTTCATGATCATGATGCCGCTGGGACCGCAGTTGATGCGCATGTTTGCGATCAATCCACACCAGTTCGGACTCCTCGTGTCATCGTACACCTTCTTTGCGGGACTGAGCGGCTTTGCCGCCTCTTTTTTCCTGGACAAGTTCGATCGCAAAGCATGCCTGCTGTTTTTCTTTATCGGCTTTTCCGTGGGAACAGTGGCCTGCGGTCTGGCGCCCAATTATGAAATGCTGCTTTTGGCCCGCGGCCTGACCGGCGTCTTTGGCGGTGTGCTGGGATCTTTGGTTCTTTCCATCGTCAGTGATGCGATTTCCTACGAGCGCCGAGGCAGCGCCATGGGCGTGATCATGACTTCGTTTTCCATGGCTTCCATCCTGGGGGTTCCGTTCAGTCTGTATCTGGCAAACCAGTTCAACTGGCACGCCCCGTTCATCTTCCTGGGCTGCACGTCCCTGGCACTTTGTGTGGTGATCTGGTTCAAAGTGCCCGCCATGAGCAAGCACCTTGAAGGCGGCACGAATAAAGAGCCGATGTGGAACACCATCACGCGCATCGCGAGCAACAAAAACCAGCGCCGTGGACTGTATTTCATGTCTTCGGTGATGTTCGGCCATTTTGCCATCATCCCTTTCCTGTCCCCTTCACTGGTTGCGAACGCCGGCTTAAGCGAATCCCAACTGCCACTGATGTACATGATCGGCGGGGCTTTTACGATCTTCAGTTCCCCGTTTATCGGTCGCCTGGCGGATCGCTATGGCAAACACAAAGTTTTCCTGTGGGGTGCCCTGGTGACGCTGATCCCTTACTGGGTGATCACCCATCTGGGACCAAGTCCGCTGTGGGTGGTGCTGGCGATTTGCGCCTTCTTCTTTGTGGTTTCCGGCGGGCGCATGATTCCCGCAACAGCATTGGTTTCTGGTACAGCCCGCCCGCAAAACCGCGGGAGCTTCATGAGTATCGTCAGTTGCGTTCAGCAGTTGTCATCGGCAGTTTCAAGCTATATCGGCGGACTGATCGTCACCACCGGAGCGAACGGACGGCTGGAGCACTACCCGACGGTGGGCTACATCGCCATCGGCTTCACCTTTGTGGCGATCTTCCTGTCCCGTCGTATTGAAGCGGTCGAAGGTGGCGGTCCGGCTCCAGTGGAGCACGTCGCAGAACCAGCCGTTTAG
- a CDS encoding DUF1634 domain-containing protein, with amino-acid sequence MTPTPQTKPDKDSLHDLELTISQILRGGVLFAGIFLLTGWVWMWLRDGDNLQSFTVYEPRPFVENIQWALVMNDRALLIAQFGLVVLVCLPLVRVLMTAILFLKQKDKGLAVMALTVFVALVGSFLLGIDL; translated from the coding sequence ATGACGCCAACGCCGCAAACAAAACCTGACAAAGATTCTTTGCATGACCTGGAGCTGACAATCAGTCAGATCCTTCGTGGCGGCGTACTGTTTGCCGGAATCTTTCTGCTGACGGGCTGGGTGTGGATGTGGTTGCGTGACGGCGACAATTTGCAGTCTTTCACTGTTTATGAACCTCGTCCCTTTGTTGAGAATATTCAGTGGGCGCTGGTGATGAATGACCGGGCTTTGTTGATTGCTCAGTTCGGGCTGGTGGTGTTGGTCTGTCTGCCTTTGGTGCGAGTCCTGATGACTGCGATTTTGTTCCTGAAGCAAAAGGACAAGGGCCTGGCGGTGATGGCGCTGACGGTGTTTGTGGCTTTGGTGGGCAGTTTCCTTTTGGGGATTGATCTGTAA
- a CDS encoding DUF4442 domain-containing protein, which produces MKNLKYTLFVHLYGLFKIPLVLFVSPRVVEAGKKRFVIKIPLGYRTKNHLNSMYFGALGIGAELSIAAAAVFAIAESKQKIDFVFKDFKGDYLKRGDGDVHFICDEVEMVNSLIEESKTNPHRIERKMKGYAIVPSVSETEPIMTYELTLSVRNRSLKA; this is translated from the coding sequence ATGAAAAATCTCAAATACACTCTGTTCGTTCACCTTTATGGTCTTTTCAAAATTCCTTTGGTTCTGTTTGTCAGTCCACGTGTGGTGGAGGCGGGAAAAAAGCGCTTTGTGATCAAGATCCCGCTGGGGTACCGCACGAAGAATCACCTGAACTCGATGTACTTTGGCGCCCTGGGGATTGGCGCTGAGCTTTCGATCGCCGCGGCGGCGGTGTTTGCCATTGCCGAAAGCAAGCAGAAGATTGATTTTGTCTTTAAGGATTTCAAGGGCGACTATCTAAAGCGCGGTGACGGCGATGTTCATTTTATCTGTGACGAAGTTGAAATGGTGAATTCTTTGATCGAAGAATCCAAAACCAATCCGCATCGTATCGAAAGAAAAATGAAAGGTTACGCGATTGTTCCTTCCGTCAGCGAGACTGAGCCCATCATGACTTATGAGCTCACTCTGTCGGTCCGAAACAGATCACTCAAGGCCTAA
- a CDS encoding universal stress protein → MRIIWALDAFEDNKELNQRMADYLTSLHHTLLAEIEPLYLLRENEIVLPTYEVPAWVTDHSKTAESLFKEVLADYNLPFLLAPKVIPHASQSHAGAAETLSHYALRTGTDLIVVGSHGREGFQRFILGSFAESLLLQSEVPVCVVGAHTTKTRSPKNILFPTEFGEHSKDNFRHVLELAKNLKSSVTLLHAIARPIESLFDLDTRPRIYNFKGQMLTLDQIIEHTIEEQSHRAQHWVDWAHKEGVEAQFIIDNSFRGVDELVMEAIDSTEADLVVMEAQSGPMSAALLGSYTRNVVRKAHCPVYVLTRHFYDKKEDRFVEPSP, encoded by the coding sequence ATGAGAATCATCTGGGCTTTAGATGCATTTGAAGACAACAAAGAACTCAACCAGCGTATGGCGGACTATCTGACCAGCCTGCATCACACTTTGCTCGCAGAAATAGAGCCCCTGTACCTTCTGCGTGAAAACGAAATCGTGCTGCCGACCTATGAAGTCCCAGCCTGGGTCACGGATCATTCCAAGACCGCCGAATCGCTCTTTAAAGAAGTTCTGGCGGATTATAATCTTCCCTTCTTGCTCGCCCCCAAGGTCATCCCGCACGCCTCACAGTCGCACGCTGGGGCTGCAGAAACCCTGTCCCATTATGCCCTGCGCACCGGAACCGACCTGATCGTTGTCGGCAGCCATGGACGCGAGGGATTCCAGCGTTTTATTCTGGGAAGCTTCGCCGAAAGCCTGCTTTTGCAAAGCGAAGTCCCGGTCTGCGTCGTGGGGGCCCACACCACCAAAACCCGCTCACCTAAGAACATCCTGTTCCCGACCGAATTTGGGGAGCATTCCAAGGACAACTTCCGTCACGTTTTGGAATTGGCGAAAAACCTGAAATCCAGTGTGACCCTGTTGCACGCGATTGCCCGCCCGATTGAAAGCCTTTTTGATCTGGACACCCGTCCGCGAATTTATAATTTCAAAGGGCAGATGCTGACGCTGGATCAAATCATCGAGCACACCATCGAAGAACAATCCCACCGCGCTCAGCACTGGGTCGATTGGGCCCACAAAGAAGGCGTCGAAGCGCAATTCATTATTGATAATTCTTTCCGTGGCGTGGATGAACTGGTGATGGAGGCCATTGACAGCACCGAAGCAGATCTTGTGGTGATGGAAGCTCAAAGCGGCCCGATGAGCGCCGCTTTGCTGGGAAGTTACACCCGCAACGTCGTTCGCAAGGCCCATTGCCCGGTGTACGTGCTGACCCGCCACTTCTATGACAAGAAAGAGGACCGCTTTGTCGAGCCGTCCCCTTAG
- a CDS encoding response regulator transcription factor, with product MDGQNDLKHFANLGTKLGLCVKDQDKRVLYQNGNSIRTCGNMLGQQCSKTCMTLYKKIEECSAISEGMKLFKATEIEGHKVDALIVNDGDKITTMLYPLDESEEKFQKQEAYFREKGLTKSEIRIMQMVLQGMTNANIAEKLFISKATLKTHLNNIYKKLPESMRPSQVRN from the coding sequence GTGGATGGCCAGAATGATTTAAAGCACTTTGCAAATCTGGGAACCAAGCTGGGTTTGTGCGTGAAGGATCAGGACAAACGAGTTCTTTATCAGAATGGAAACAGCATCCGCACTTGTGGCAATATGCTGGGGCAGCAGTGCTCCAAGACATGCATGACTCTGTACAAGAAGATCGAAGAGTGTTCGGCCATCTCTGAAGGCATGAAACTTTTTAAAGCCACTGAAATTGAAGGTCACAAAGTGGATGCGCTGATCGTGAATGACGGCGACAAGATCACCACCATGCTTTATCCACTGGATGAAAGCGAAGAAAAGTTCCAGAAACAGGAAGCCTACTTCCGCGAAAAAGGTCTGACCAAAAGTGAAATCCGTATCATGCAGATGGTTCTTCAGGGTATGACCAACGCCAACATCGCCGAGAAGCTTTTCATCTCCAAGGCGACGTTGAAAACTCATTTGAATAATATTTATAAGAAACTTCCAGAATCCATGCGCCCATCCCAGGTGCGCAACTAA
- a CDS encoding sulfite exporter TauE/SafE family protein has translation MFELLLLITSMAAGFLGALLGLGGGIIVVPVLTLVYHVDIRYAIAASLISIVATSSGAAASYLKDSLTNLRLAVFLEVGTVSGAIVGFLISSFIKAQFLFLLFGTFLLFSALMMLRKRGEHIATVNHPWAEKLKLDGIYPESDNRLVEYKVQNVPLGLFAMFGAGVMSALLGIGSGIFKVLAMDGAMKLPIKVSSATSNFMIGVTASASAGAYLLRGDIRPEIAAPVAVGIIVGSFVGAKAMVKIPAVRIRQIFVVVLSIVSIQMIIKGLK, from the coding sequence ATGTTTGAGTTACTGCTGCTGATCACTTCCATGGCCGCCGGATTCCTCGGGGCCCTTTTGGGGCTTGGTGGCGGAATTATTGTGGTGCCGGTTCTGACGCTTGTGTACCACGTTGATATTCGCTATGCGATTGCCGCCAGTCTTATTTCGATTGTGGCGACGTCTTCGGGCGCTGCTGCCAGTTATCTGAAAGATTCTTTGACCAATTTGCGACTGGCCGTGTTTCTGGAAGTGGGAACGGTCAGCGGTGCCATTGTTGGTTTTTTGATTTCATCCTTTATCAAAGCACAATTCCTGTTCCTTTTGTTTGGCACCTTTTTGCTGTTTTCGGCGCTGATGATGCTGCGAAAACGCGGCGAACACATTGCGACAGTCAATCACCCTTGGGCGGAAAAACTGAAGCTGGATGGTATCTATCCTGAAAGCGACAACCGACTGGTTGAATACAAAGTCCAGAATGTTCCACTGGGATTGTTTGCCATGTTCGGTGCGGGTGTGATGTCGGCTCTTTTGGGTATCGGCAGTGGCATTTTCAAAGTTCTGGCCATGGATGGGGCGATGAAGCTTCCGATCAAAGTTTCCAGTGCGACGTCCAATTTTATGATTGGCGTGACGGCCTCTGCCAGCGCCGGGGCGTATCTTTTGCGCGGGGACATCCGTCCTGAAATCGCGGCGCCCGTGGCAGTGGGAATTATCGTGGGATCCTTTGTGGGGGCCAAGGCCATGGTGAAAATCCCGGCCGTGCGCATTCGTCAGATCTTCGTGGTGGTTCTAAGCATCGTTTCCATTCAGATGATCATCAAGGGGTTGAAATGA